A DNA window from Microcystis aeruginosa NIES-843 contains the following coding sequences:
- a CDS encoding IS5-like element ISMae4 family transposase, translating to MFISKIMDYQNLSDEQFKRRFGVYKQTYRKMVESVKSVEADSNSPSKRGPKPKLSIEEQVLVTLEYWREYRTYFHIGTSWELSESTICRIVNKTEKMLLQSGNFRLKGKKALLNQAEIPVITVMDVTETPIERPQKKQKDFLGGKRGYHTLKSQLVADQNTKEIICVFCGKGRGHDFSLFKKSRVRFHPLTTSIEDSGYQGIAAYHSNSYTPKKKSKNRKLTELQKEYNKALAKERIIIEPINRKLKIFKILSCKYRNRRRRYSLRVNLLAAIYNCELGIGIAAS from the coding sequence ATGTTTATTAGCAAAATTATGGATTATCAAAACTTATCAGATGAACAATTCAAACGCCGTTTCGGTGTGTATAAACAAACATATAGAAAGATGGTAGAATCAGTAAAAAGTGTTGAAGCCGACTCTAATTCACCATCTAAAAGGGGACCGAAACCTAAACTATCTATAGAAGAACAAGTTTTAGTAACGTTAGAATATTGGCGAGAATATAGAACATATTTTCACATTGGTACAAGCTGGGAACTATCAGAATCAACTATATGTCGGATTGTAAATAAGACGGAAAAAATGCTTTTACAATCGGGAAACTTCCGTTTAAAAGGAAAAAAAGCTTTACTCAATCAAGCAGAGATACCGGTCATAACGGTAATGGATGTAACGGAAACTCCCATTGAACGCCCCCAAAAGAAACAGAAAGATTTTTTGGGGGGTAAAAGAGGTTATCATACTTTAAAATCCCAATTAGTAGCTGATCAAAATACAAAGGAAATTATCTGTGTCTTTTGTGGGAAAGGTAGAGGTCATGATTTTAGTTTATTTAAAAAAAGTCGAGTTCGTTTTCATCCTTTAACTACCAGCATAGAAGACAGTGGTTATCAGGGAATAGCTGCATACCATAGTAATAGTTATACACCGAAAAAGAAATCGAAAAATAGAAAATTAACAGAGTTACAAAAAGAGTATAACAAGGCTTTAGCCAAAGAAAGGATTATCATTGAACCTATAAATAGGAAACTCAAAATCTTTAAAATCTTATCCTGTAAATATCGGAATCGTCGTCGAAGATATAGTTTAAGAGTTAACTTGTTGGCGGCTATTTATAACTGTGAGTTAGGGATAGGTATAGCAGCTTCTTAA